ATCAAACTCAGTCCTCATTGCATATTAGCAACAAACACTAGTGGGAGTTTTCCAAAAGCCATTTATACACCACATATAATTACAGTTGAAATAAATTTGATCATTAAGGTCCCACTTGGTTATGTCGGTAGGAAAAAGGATGATAAAACTAATGTGTCATTAACATCTCGTTCGTGGGGGGCCATCTAAGTCTCGATGCGAGACGAGCGGAGTACATTGATTTTGCTGTTAACCTCATCCCAGTCCATGTATCCTCCTTGGAGGTACCGGTGACCACCTTCTTCGAGGGCATATCCTCGCCGTCCATGGAGTATGCGTTGATTGTCAAAGATGACACACTCGCCTAAAAACGAAGAATAGCGTAATTGTAGCAATTCTGGCCGGACTATAAACAACTTAGTAATGTTGGTTAGATATCTATCCAGGtcggattaaaaaaaaagcaattcatttggaacaaatcattTGTCGTAACATTTGATAAAAAGGGATGATTTAATTGTATACCTGCTTGCAACTTGTACAATATCATGTTCTGAGGATCATAGGCCAGATCGTTGAGAAACATGAGTGCCTCGTACAGATCTTTGACATCCTTCAGAGGAATGTTCATAACATTATCTCGAACTTGGTTGTTGAAGTTCACACGGTAAACTTCGCCGAACGCGTTCAGCCTAGAATTGGGAGATTTGGTGAATTTCGGAATGCAAGTAGGATTCTGCCGTTCTTTTCTTAGTCCTGGTCagttatttgcattttttctcacAACCCCTTGGGGCCACTCTTTGAGATGCTTACTGAAAGGTGGGAAGGGAAGTGTATTTGTAAAACTCTCCTGAGAATTGTTCCGACCCACGATCCCAAAAGTTGATGGCCAACTTAGTGAGcaaattccaatattttggatgGGAGCGACGAATGATCCCAGCCAGGTTGAATCCGTCCACGAACTCGTTGTCGCCCCCTGACATGTCTGTCTGCTTAACACAATGAAGGAATTGAATCTGCAAATAGAAATGCCATCGAGAGGAATGCTCTCAGAAATGGTTCGAGTGAGTGGGAGTCTGACAATTGTTGTTTCCAAGGATCCCTCTATCAATTTGGTGTAAATCCAAGGGGGCTTGCTTTTGAACATCAGGAAACATGACCCAAGTGATGGAGAGGGTTAAATCCGCCCGCCAAGTGGATGGGGCTTCGATTTCCGAGCCCTTTTTCAAACGAGCAATGTAACATGATGCAGCCTACTATGCAGTTGGTTAAGTGCTCTGTCTACAGTATACCGTAGCTCTGGTGGGAACAAATGGATCTGTTTCTGTGGATCCCACCAGAGAATTGCCATCATTAATTATTTTGCCACTCACACCCGGGTTGTATTGGTAGAAGGGTAGGTCCACATGAAGTCCTAATGAGCTATTGGTGTATGCCAAGTTGTTGGGATCCGGTTTGGCAATCACAGAAAACTCCTCGCCATAATGAGTGGACTTGGGAAAGCCAATTCGATTCAGTAGAGCTCTCAACGCTTTGGGATGGCTTTCCATCTCATTGAGGATGGTGAGTCCATACAACCGCAAATCTGGGGTAAACAAACGCAGACAGACCTTGGGCGCATATCCAAAAGCAAGCAATGGGTTGGTCTTTTGCATACGCACCTTGCAGCCACGATAAAAGGCTCTCGTTGCAATTCATGACATCTTGAAACTTGTGctgtttcatgtttttgatgtAACTTGCATCCCAGGTAATTTTTTGATCTTGGCCCCTCTCCTCTGCCAGCCTTTGCTTCACCTTTTCATCCGCAAAGGATCGTGCCAGAAGCCAATCTCGGGCAAACTCGCTGACATGCCCATCTTCCCAAGTTATCTTGACCTTAGAAACGAGACAGAAATTGTAGAATCAATTCTGGGACAAAAAGAGAGTGAAAATGGCCCATTTCCATCGCGTCGAACCCGAATAAATGATGAGAAGGAATAAGAGATACCCACTAAGTCGTAACATTCATTACGTGTATGCGTCGAAAGCTGACGTAAGACTTGGAGGTTGTTTTGTGGTCATACTGATGTAGAAGATGAACTAGGGGCTCTAGCATTCAAGGTTGTCACACATTAGATTCTTGTGTGAAATGACAAATCCAAGGAACCCATTCGGCAAATGTACCAGGTATTGGTTGCTAATATTGTTAAAAAAGGTGCTTTGAATACAAATGTATTTaaacaaattgtcaaaaaaatgaacttggtAGTTAAGGGGCCAGAGTTATAAGGTAATCAATCCAAAACTAATTTTCAGCTCCCAGGTTTGTcagttttgcttttgaaaaaatgccttttggaGGTCAAGAAAGTGGTGAAATACTTCTTAAGTCTTGCCCAAATTAGCTTTCTGGGAATATTCAGAGATTTTCCTCATACTGATAAGTGATAGCAATCTCAATCGTTATTCATTTGGGTGAAAAATTCGGATTGAAATTTAGGGGACACTCTTACTGAACAGCACTGAATCATACTCATTCGTTAGAGTGGTGCCCATGTTCTCCTCCGAATTGAATACCTCGTTCTCATCCAGATGTGTATCCACTGTTTTCGGTTTCACATCCAACTTGAGGTCCTTCATGAGCACAAATCTGGCTTTTGAGGCGGGTTGGAAACATTGGGAACAAGTACAATTGTCGCGAAGCCAGACAAATGGAAATTTTTCACTCCGAAATTCCTTCTCATCGTCCAGTTCCAGTTCGTTCTCGTGAATTTTGAATCGCAGCCCATTCACTACAGACGTAGGAACAAGAGCAAGTAACTCAAATCAACCTTTAGCCTTAAGCCGTTTTAACATTGCTGAGCCTTCATGACATGACTTACCACAAGATAGTGACCAATTCCTAATACCTGAACAGGAAATGAACTTAATTCCTTCCGTTATCCTGAACATGCCTTGGGTTTTTATTTCTATGCTAAGTACTCGACCACTGAGAAACTACTATTTGTATGAAAGCAAAGTAGAGCTGCCCTGACATCAATCCTGTTTTTCGAGTTTTAGTACGTTCATGCGGCTCTCAATTTCGTCCCAATCAATGTAGGCTCCGTGAATGTGACGAGATTTTGGGAATTGAGGTCCCCCATTCAGGTCGTTCTGAGGCTCGTGGTCATTTCCACATGATTGAGTGAAACCCTCGCGACTGTGTAGCACTCGAAGGttatcaaaaacaacacattgACCTGAAACAATCACTTGAAGGTTAATGCATTCAAGACTTTGAGGAAATTAACATGTACCGATATGGTACTAGTTTCTAACCCGGACTTAGCTTGAGGGAGAAACAGTTCTGAGGGCTGTTTGCAATTTGACTAAATGCAATTAAAGCTTGATACAGTGGGGTTACTTGGGCCAAAGGAACATTTTGATGCGAGGCTCGAACTTGATCACTGTAGTTGATTCTATGAATGCGTCGTCCACTCCGGTCGAGTCTGAATAAACAACATAGgataaagaaaatgatattctCTTTACGTAACTCAATGTCTTCAATTTCCTAAGGTTCCTTTTCTCAACGGGGAAAAACTTGCTTGGTTGCATAATCCACATTTGGCTTTCAAGTTTATAGAGTTCAAAATGACATACCCTCTCGACGGAATCAATGTCTATTCCCTTTGCAATTTACAAATGATTCCGGCTCCTGAATAGAGGCTTTATCAATTATGCTAATCAACTTATGTTCGAAACTAAAAACTTGTCCCTTTCTTGAAAGTCTGAAAAGAAGGATGCGGTTTCGCAAATTATCTCTTGAAATCTGGATCTGGTAGCAAATTCATGTTCCCTTTCAATCTTCGCACAGCTTTCCTAAACATTAGAGTGGAGAAAAGAAACCAGCAAGCCAAAAACATATCTTAAGATAACAATATCAAGTTTccgtcattttctttcattcgtGTAATATGTAATAGGACGAGAACACCCGTAACAGATGTCGCAAATGAACAATTATTAGCTTAGCTATAGGTTTTAAGTTACTTTTAGACACTCACTCAAATGTCGGCACAGAGTTGAATTTGAGGTATCGGCCGACCATATCCTCCGATCCATAATCCCAATACGTGACTGGAACGGTCTTCAGCGTGTTCCAGTGCTTGGGTTCACTGCGAGCCAAAATTTGAGCTATTTTCAGTCCGTCTACAAACCTGTTATCGCCTCCTTGGCCTTCAAACTGCTTTATACAGTGCAAAAATTGAGTCTGAAAAAGTTACAGAAGCATTATTATGTTCTTGACTattcataagaaaaaaagattgcatTCGTACCCCAGGCTTATATTTGTAGTAGGGCAAGTCCAAATGAAGGCTTAACTCTGAGGTTGTGTACGCTGTATTGTTGGGCTGAGCTTTGGCGATGACCTCAAAGTATTGGCCATAATGAGTGGATCTTGGAAAAGCTACAGCTTCAATCAACGTGGGTAAAGATTTAACTTCTGGAGGCATCCCCGAGATCATTGTTAGCCCCATCGTATCCAAACCTAggaacaaacaagaaaaaacatttctcAATTATAAAAGCCACAAATGCAAGATTTGCATGCAGAATACAACGTGGCAGAAATGTTAGGACCAttaaccactggaatatggacggagatgcttgggtcaagaatTGGCATTTCGGAATCGAATGAATGCATCGCGCTCTTATTCATATGTAACTAGTCCTATGCAACTACAActacaaatttcaattttcactttAGTCGAAGGAGTGGATCAAGAGTGATTGTCTCTCCAAGCTCATTACATAACCCTTGACAGAATGAATGGCCTCGTCCTctcatcattcattcaatcattctgTGCCTGCCTTTTTATATACTGTGCTTTTAGAGGTCAGCACTTTTGACTTAATCGTtcaattgagctgaaattaGAAAGAAGTGATTGTGAGGACCTTAGACCAGTCTTATTCCTCTTCATCAGTTTATTGATTGGCCTTTTGATCCCGTTGCTAATTGTGTTTGCTATTGATAGTCTCTTTGTATTCATGATGAAGGCTATATTAGGAAAAGTCAGtagaggctagacaatgtttgaacGTGGTCTTGGCAGGGAAAAGACCCTTCCGCAGTCAATGAGCCCTTTatcatagaggctttagttgcttgggtcaatcagaccagggtgctgcttgaacaacaaGCTCACTCCGAAGCCAGGAAATCGACTGATTTagccaatgtagaggttgaagtagtagatcctcttgaaatagatcacgataagacagttgtagagaaaacgGCGTGTCCTGTGTATcagaagcagccttgtcctgaagaaggaaaaggttgTCAGCTTGATTATCCTAAAGGGTGTCAACAGCTTCTCAAGAAATTCTTGAGAAATACAATAGGAAGaaaggatgttcaaaggtagattgtcctttttcttatcccatacatgtgccgtcagtccatgaggcTTAAAATGTACTTTAACGTACGGTGTTCCTCTATCTGTCTAGAGGGAACACAGAGGAGACAAAGGTACGAACAAGTTCAGTCTcatagttttagagctgatcCTCCTTTTCACCCTAACCCCTCCCCATTCCCCCATTCCTAAACCGTTTAGCTTCCTCACTCCCCCTCTACCTCCTCCTacctccctctccctctccctctccctctcccatTTTCGAGAAAATATCTTTcgaaaaaaacctcttttctTCGGTTTTTCTAAAATCTGAAGCAccgaaaaaacaaaaaaaaccgaaaaattgTTCGATCTATTTACCGCCTATTCAACGGGCTCAAGCACTCCTTAAGGAccataatgagtaaatgtccCACTAAAGGTTGGGGTTAAACATAAGGAAAAGATTTAAGACGAAGAAAGACCGAAATGTAAACATTAATGTATTTACGGTTTTGCTATCCAAGACAAGCCGAACAAGTAGAATATGATTTATGTTTTCTGAAAGGATATTTAAGCCCAAGCTTAATATGCTCGGAAAGAACTCCGAATATAAATACTTTCTAGTGGATGATATATAATAGCTGATTGGTCTGATATCTGATGTATCCAAGGCGGCACAATTCCCCCGGAGGAGGTTAATTCGAATCTCGCCTTGGAAGACACCCTAAtagggaggagatgtggtgCAGTGATTAGAGAAGTTTTCTATCATGTGAGAGGTCgctggtttgattctccttccTGACCTCTCTCATGGAGActtctgttccaaaacttcCATAACCTTTGACAATTGGAAGTTGTGTTGCTTGTTAAAAATCCTGATTCCTTTATGACTTTATTTCGGTGATTGAAAGTGATGCCCTGGTAGACATCACGGgctcaaattgcctttaaaaTGTCCATTGGTATTAAGGTTTAGGAAGTGCCAGATCTgccttttttctccaaatatgGTTGAAAAATGCCTTATATCTATTGCCCGTTGATTTTGGTGGTGGCATGTACATagctcaattttgaacaagaaaatttTCGGCAAAGATGAAATGATCCTCCATACGTAAgtcaactagaaatgggtAGAACTACAGAACTATGGCACCAAGTTTTGTAACTGTCTGAGACCAACTTGTGGTTGTAGCAGAGACTCACTCGAATTATTGGAGTAAGTAAATTTAACgttacatttgaaagcaagcaatagTATATGAATGATAAAATGGCGTGCTCTGTCAAGTGGCAAGGACTTTACGGTTGCAGTGTAGTACCCAACACACTTCCTTCTACTTCGATGAATTTTTCggtaatttttcgaaaaaacgaaaaaggacTCTTTTTCGATTCGTTTTcgtattttttgaaaaaaatgaactgattAATGCAGATGTATTAGAACATAACTTTGTTGATAggcgggattttttacggttggagaggatggtccaagatcttgtgaacttagtctttccaaagaaaggccaataaaagggctttatgtGAACGTGCCTTGtttgatttccaaaaaaagcAGTACAAAGGTTAAGATTCTAGAGAGGCTACCTATCGATGGAGCTATTTAATTTATTTCCATAACATAAACCTAGCTTCGACCAAGGGTTCTCGATGAGGAACTAACCacagttggtttcaacttagtccGTTGCGATAGGATACGTCCTGATAATCCCAGACTCCCACATGTCTATGTGTTAGAAATGATCTCCAgattagtcatgtacaaatgttaAACGGAAaggtagaggtcttagtttgtcacaTCCAaagtcttgatctgtccattgtcaCAATGTGTAGggccccttcttgttcagtaaaaATTGGAATTCAGGAATGGCCGAGATTCCAGTACCCTTGCAAAGGATCTAGATATATATAActtattcttgggttactgagagtaatatgaccttgaacggaataaaattccgctcaatgacctttggggcAACCCCTCTGAACACTccattcataaaaaaaaaaatgaagataaagatattgagcaggtctcatctatgaaagatttaggtgttgtcctccaaaataatggaaagttcgatgagcatatccaattaaaggggggtaaagcttttcaaatgtgtggttgggtatattgcacgtttaagtccagagattgCATCACGATGCTACCTTTGAACACGTCGATTATTCAGCCGCATCTTAAATAtccttcacccatttgggctccaatgagttcagcaggtttgcaaaaggtcgagaaAGTCCAAAGATTacgaatgagagagctctcgtattgggagagactagaaaagttgggactgcacagtgttcagagaaggtacgaaaggtatctggtactgtacgtcttcaaaagcatccatgagctttgtcccaacccaggatttagggttaattctagtgaccgtagaggctcaatgtgcgttttgagagcaccttcaagccctcgagaatctaggctagttcgaacaatgaagtccacttctcttctttctcgggctccttcattgtttaacttgcttccctctaatatacgtaggccttgttgatctggtagcatctttaaagtcagacttggaccaatttttagatagcattccagatcaaccctacattcaagaactagctcggtctgccaactcaaattcgttggcagaccaaatatcatatagaaattaaaaggtacaaaatagacgaattataacctttcatttgaatagtatttgggattacattccttgtagcttttagaaaagtccgtgaaaaaacaaagcaagAGAAAAAATAACAACTCTTTCCTTCAACAACAAAATAGTAAAATATAACAATTGTAATACTTTTTCCACGAACCAGAACCAAGTAAAGGCTAAATTATGAGAGTCCTTTCTTGGCTCTAAACTGCAAAACTGCTCACGGTTGTTTGTCCGCATCCAGATGATGCAGAGAATGTTACATTGTATGTAATGTGTTTATTTCCCTCGCAAATACGTCAAAACATGATGAGGAACACAAGAAAGCAAAACTAACCAGTCGCAACATGATATGCTTTGAAAATTATAATTTTTCCGACCATCTCTCGTAATGGGAGGTTAGTCAAAAACCACGTATTAGGAATTTGACCAATCGAATATTGTTCCTGATCATCACTCTTTGGAGCCCCAAAGATGTTTCGAATGAAGTTGAACGAGCCTCTGAGAGAGAGGAATAGAGACTGGTCAGGTGCCAGATTTTTTTACCGTTTTATTTCCAATTGACATTGACAAATTTCGATTTCATCTACTACAAATTTCGATCCTCTTGAAAAGCACCTTGAAATAACTTTGTTTAATGTTAAACAGTATATACAATAagatcagttttttttcgatATCTAGAAGGGTTTAGTAATGTTACGGACAGAAATGCTAAAATATCTAACAATTATGTTAATTTCATTGTGATTGCAAATCCAATATTCATATATCATTGAGCATCGGGTGGTCCATTATATTTGAAGCACACCATACCAGTGCAAATGCTCTATTAAGAATGTAGGTGCTTATTACATTCGTCAAAATAGTGAATGAGTGGCAATTCAACAAGAACCATACCATTAACGAAAATCCTTGTCTTTGAAATTACTTACTCTGGAGCCACTCTAGCATCGTCgactttttggtcaaaatttccTCGTAATCGAAAGTCATCAATGTGGACTTGTAACTGGCATCCCATACCGTAGGCTCAGATCTTTTTCCCACTTGTTTGTCCACGTGATCTGAAAAGACCCTGTCCAATAACCATTGCGACTCAAAAGTGCTCTCGTGTCCATCATTCCATGTAATCTGTGCCTATAAAGCAATTATAAGATGGATGTGATGAGTAGGTCTAAAAAGGGTCGTTGAATAAACAAAGAGTAAATGCAACCAATTGTTTCAATCATATCAATACATTCTCAACATCAGGTTTAGGTTGCCTTGTATGCAAATGGTTCAATCTTTCATCGTTTTAGTAGCAACATTCCCATCTTAGAGCAAGAAAATAGTTATTGGCTAGCAGTTATGTCCATATAGTTTGATTCTAGCCCACTAATATACGGCTTCACGGTGAAACGAGTCATGATAATCTGGCCGCAATGGCGCTTTTCTGATGATGCTCTTGTCCCaccatctaagagtcaagctATGAGCAACAGAAAGCAACGTGAtaaatccaaagaggcaagtACGGCAGGGTGTTCAAAAAGGAAGGAAGTCCCCCAAAATGCAGGGCTTCTGTTCTTCTCAACCTTTTCTCTCCAGGCTATCTCCCCTTGAGGACCCTCATGTCCGAATCAGAATATCAATCCAAGAAgaaatccattaatttgttGAATGCATTAATGGCAAAGGTCTAATGcttaaacaagtgaaagcTTGTGTTTGATCACATTGTATGAAATATAATGCCAAAttggtactcatgactttggCTGTCTataacaaaatttgtttaccttgtAAAGCTAGTGAGTGACCAGCAGTAAGAATACTCAACATGCAGGAGCAGTGTTTCTTTGCTGGTTAACGGAAAAGAATAATCCagatctcttctttctccttcattttttttgttgaaatttaaAGTCATGTTTTCTTTATCAAAGGAATGCAAAGGCCCTTTTTTAGCTCGtcttttcatcaatgaagaaaagtcctctatttctagaaaaaataTGCACTAACCTTCTGTAAGAAGACTAGGAGCTTATAACTTTACCTCACCTAATTAGagtatttgctttttttcttcaattaatAGGATGTCATcatattcatcaaaaacagGCACATGAAACGAGTAGCACATTAAAATTGTAGGTGAATTAGCACTGGTTAGTTTTTCATCAttgcctgatgtttttgttcctttgtgTTGTAAAGTTAATTAGAATGCCAAATTTAAGAGACATAGTTGGCATTATCTCAAGATATTGTCATGAATATAATCACTCCAAAGGGTAACAATACtttgttcaaagatgaaaacattgagtttatcATTGCTCACAAAAATGAGGTAATTACAAAGAACACTTTCACA
This DNA window, taken from Tigriopus californicus strain San Diego chromosome 9, Tcal_SD_v2.1, whole genome shotgun sequence, encodes the following:
- the LOC131887135 gene encoding gamma-butyrobetaine dioxygenase-like, which produces MFRITEGIKFISCSGIRNWSLSCVNGLRFKIHENELELDDEKEFRSEKFPFVWLRDNCTCSQCFQPASKARFVLMKDLKLDVKPKTVDTHLDENEVKITWEDGHVSEFARDWLLARSFADEKVKQRLAEERGQDQKITWDASYIKNMKQHKFQDVMNCNESLLSWLQDLRLYGLTILNEMESHPKALRALLNRIGFPKSTHYGEEFSVIAKPDPNNLAYTNSSLGLHVDLPFYQYNPGIQFLHCVKQTDMSGGDNEFVDGFNLAGIIRRSHPKYWNLLTKLAINFWDRGSEQFSGEFYKYTSLPTFQLNAFGEVYRVNFNNQVRDNVMNIPLKDVKDLYEALMFLNDLAYDPQNMILYKLQAGECVIFDNQRILHGRRGYALEEGGHRYLQGGYMDWDEVNSKINVLRSSRIET
- the LOC131887134 gene encoding gamma-butyrobetaine dioxygenase-like, which encodes MPFHWSSTLLRKGIPGSGLIRSLTQKSIPFISSILRVQESEECLTIETNNSESYSYPFLWLRDNCQCPQCFNSSSQSRSSFLRDLPPSVKPSAIQVKGSGLKAQITWNDGHESTFESQWLLDRVFSDHVDKQVGKRSEPTVWDASYKSTLMTFDYEEILTKKSTMLEWLQSLDTMGLTMISGMPPEVKSLPTLIEAVAFPRSTHYGQYFEVIAKAQPNNTAYTTSELSLHLDLPYYKYKPGTQFLHCIKQFEGQGGDNRFVDGLKIAQILARSEPKHWNTLKTVPVTYWDYGSEDMVGRYLKFNSVPTFELDRSGRRIHRINYSDQVRASHQNVPLAQVTPLYQALIAFSQIANSPQNCFSLKLSPGQCVVFDNLRVLHSREGFTQSCGNDHEPQNDLNGGPQFPKSRHIHGAYIDWDEIESRMNVLKLEKQD